TGGTTGACGCAGATATAGTAGATAATACTACAATATCAGCAGGTATTAGCTATGAAGAGAATAATAGAGATGGTATTATGGGAGGGGGAGCTTCTTTACCTGCATTTTATAGTGATGGAACTAGAACAAATTTTGATCGTTCAAAAAGTTATATGTTTGATTGGAGTAAGTGGAATACAAGTATAACTTCATATTTTACAGATGTAAAACACTACTTTGATAATGATATTTCACTAAATGCTTCATATTCACACAATGAAATTCATACAAAAGATAGAAATTTCACAAATATTCAAGGTAGTTTAAATAAAGATGGTTCAGGTTTGACTGCTGGTTATGGGAAATATCCAGAAAAAATAAAAAAAGATAGTATAGATATTTATTCTTCTATTCCTTTTGCCTTGGCAAAAAAAGAACATGAAATTATTGTTGGAGTTCAATATAATAAAGAAAATGATAAAAAATATAAACCAGAATTTTCAAACAAATATAATATCAGTAATTACTTTACTCAAAATGGTAGTGAATTTACCTCTGAACCAAATATGGGAAAATCTATTTTGAGACAAGATGCAGATACAGAACAGAAATCAGCTTATCTTACAGGAAAGTTTGAATTAATTGATGATTTAAAACTAATCCTTGGTTCAAGACTTACAACTTGGGAATACGATAGTTATAGCTATGATTCAAATAAAAGAACTAAATATGACCATAATAATATATTTACACCTTTTGTTGGTTTAGTTTATGATATAAATGAAAATCACTCTATTTATACAAGTTATACAGATATATTTTTACCACAAGGAAATGTTAAAGATAAAAGTGGAACTATCCTAGATCCAAAAGAAGGGAATAATTATGAAGTTGGTATCAAAGGTGAATATTTTGATAAAAAATTAAATGCAGGATTGACTTTATTTAGATTAGACCAAGATAATGTTGCTGAAGCAATAAATGGTGTTTTTGTTGATGGTTCAAATGGAACTGAACAAGCTTATAAAAGTATGAAAGGTGTTACTTCAAAAGGAATAGAACTTGAAATTGGTGGAGAAATTACTGATAATTGGGATTTAAGTGCAGGATTTACTCACTTTGAAGCAAAAGATGCAAATAAGAATAAAGTAAATACTACAACTCCTAGAAATAATATAAATATCTTTACAAAATATAGAATAAATGATTTTAGTATAGGTGCAGGAGTAAATTGGAAAAGTAAGGGTTATAGTAAATCTGCTACAAGAGAAATTACACAAGATGCTTATGCGGTTGTTGATTTAATGGCTTCATATAAATTTAGTAAAAATTTATCTACACAATTAAATATTAATAACTTATTTGATAAAACATATTATATTGGATATGGTACTTCTAGTTATAATTATGGTGATCCAGTTAATGCTATGGTTAGTATGAAATATAGTTTTTAGAATATAAAGAGAATTTTCTCTCTTTATATCTTTAGGTGTGAGTTCCAAAGTAGTTTTATTTTCTCAAAATTTCGATAAATTGATTTTATACTTTCCCTTTTTCTTTGGAACTCATACTTAAGGTTATAATAAATCAATAATCATTTAATAATCTTTCATTCTGTAATACTTTTAATCTATATTTTTATCTTATGATATAATTTTTTAAATTATAAAAGTAAGGATTTGATATGGATAATCTTTCAAATATGGTTATGTATAGTGATGGAGAGTTGGAACTTAAAGTTTCGGTAGATGGTGAAACTATTTGGCTGACACAAAAGCAAATAGCAGAGCTTTTTAGTGTAACTATACCAAATATAAATATGCATATAAAAGCTATTTATAAAGATAATGAGTTAATAAAAAACCGAACTATTCAGAATTTCTTAATAGTTCAAAAAGAGGGTAATAGAGCTGTTGAACGAAATGTTGAACACTATAATCTTGATATGATTATATCTATTGGATATAGAGTAAATTCTATTACAGCTACAAAATTCCGACAATGGGCAACTACTGTCTTAAGAAACTATATTCAAAATGGTTATGTGATAAATGGAGAAAAAATCACAAATGAAAGATTTGTAAATCTTGAAAATGATGTAAATGTCTTAAAATCTGAAATGTTTGAAATGAAATCTTTAGTAAAAAATAATAAATTAGAAACTAATCAAGGAATATTTTATGATGGACAGATATTTGATTCTTACTCTTTTATAAATGATTTATTAAAATTAGCACAAGAAGAAGTTATCTTAATAGATAATTATATAGATGATACAGTTTTTACTCTATTTTCAAAATATCAAGATATAAATTTTATTATCTATACAAACAATATTTCAAAACAACTTCAATTAGATTTTGAAAAGTATCAAAAACAGTATAAAAATCTCTCTCTAAAAACCTTTAAAAATTCTCATGATAGATTTTTAATTTTAGATAAAAAAGAGATATATCATATAGGAGCAAGTTTAAAGGATTTGGGTAAGAAATGGTTTGCCTTTTCTAAAATTGGTTTGGATATAGATGAAATTTTGAGAAAACTTTAGTTTATAGAAACTGGACTCTCTTTAAGAAAGTCCAATTTCCAAAATATTGATATAAAAAATTTATATAAACTCAATTTTCCCTTGACTAGCCAATAATGCTCCACAAAGTTGATATAAAACTCTTGAACCAACATTTGCATCCCAACCATTTTCACTATCTCCAACTTCACATAAATCAAAACCAATTATATTTTTTCCACTTTTTACTATCATAAATATTAAGTGTTCAAGTTCTCCAAATCTTAAGCCTCCTGGAACAGGAGTTCCTGTATTTGGACAATTTAATGGCTCTAAACCATCAATATCAATAGATAGATATACATTTTGTGGTAATTTTTCAATATATGGAGTAAAAACATCTTCTAATGATTTTCCACTAGCAAGGCTACTTTGCATAGCTGTATCATACAAACATGCTCCTTTTTCACCTAAATCAACCATTCTTTGAGATTCTTCTTTACTATAATCTCTAATCCCTATTTGTACAAGTTTTGAAACTTTTTTACACTCTTGTAAAACATTGTAAAAAATAGATGCGTGAGAGTAAGTAAAGCCTTCATAAGCTTCTCTTAAATCGTGATGAGCATCTACATGAAGTATTCCAAACTCCTCTTTTGAGATTTTACTTAAAGCCTTTATAAGTCCTAGTGGGCAAGAGTGATCTCCTCCAACAACAGCTACAAATTTACCTTTTTTTAGTAGTTTTAAAGACTCTTCATATACAAAAGAGTTTAAAACATTTGAAGCTTCATTTACAAATTTTAAAGATTTCTTATCACTTTTTGCATTTTCTAAAGCATCTATTACTTTTATAGCTTTTTTTCTTGCTTTATGGCTTAATTTTGCTATCTCTTTATTTGTTTCCAGCATAGCAATTCCTGCACTATAAGGCTTTTTATAGTGGTAGTTTTCAACATCTAATTGATGACTTGAAACTCTAATTTTATCTGGTGCATTTGCAGTTCCCTCTCCAAATGAAACAGTTGCTTCCCAAGGAACAGGAAGTAAAACTAAACTTGCATCTTTGGGGTCTAATCTTCCACCTAAAAATCCATCACTTTTTTGTGGTGGAAGACCAAGCTCTAAAACTTTTATCTCTTCTTCTAAACTTCTATATGACATAATTTTCCCTAAATATAATTTTTTGAAAGTTAGCAATTATAGACTAAATAAGGCAATATGTCAATATCTTTTTTAATGAAGAAATATTATGATAATATTTCTCAAAAAAAATCAGGCAAATTGATGTTGAAATATTATGATGAACTTTTATATTTCTCTTTTAAATTAGTTGGCGATAAAGAAAAAGCCAAAGATGTGATACAAGAAGCTTACAGTAGATTTCTTGAGATTAAAGGTAAATATGAAATAAATAATGAAAGAGCATATTTATATAAAATAGCAAAAAATATTGTTGTACAAGAGGCTTTAGAAAATCAGAAACTTCAAAGCACAATTTATGAAGAAAATCTAAGTTTTGCTCCAGAATATGAGCAACCAGAGGAGATTTTGATTCAAGAGGATCAAGAAAAAATTTTTATGCAAATAATAGATGAGTTACCACCAAGAACCAAAGAAGCCTACATTTTATATACTATTGATGGATATAGTAGAAAAGAGATAGCACAAAAGTTAGATATTACATCAAATGCAGTGGAAAAACTTATCAAAAGAGCAAGTATAAAAGTAGAAGAAGAATTACAAAAGAGGGGATTTTAAGTGAATAATGAAGCTAAAATCAAAGAAGATGCCATTTATTGGGTAATGTGTGAAAAAGAGGGCTTAGATGAAAATCAAAAAAAGGAGTTCCACAATTGGCTTTTAGAAGATGAAAACCATCAAAAAGTTTTTAATAGAATGAAATTTGTACATAATATGTCAAAATCTTTATCAAAACAAAATGCTCAAACTTTAAGCCAAGAAGCTCATAAACAAATAAGTAAAGATAGATTTTTTAAAAAAATAAAATCATTTTCTACTCTAGCTGCTAGTTTATTAATACTCTGTTTTTTCGCCTTTAAAGTTTATGAAAATAGCTTTAAAGTGCAGTTTTCAAAAAGCCTTTTAACAGATACAAAAACTATAAAAGAGCAACTTCCTGATGGCTCAAATATTTTAATTGATGCTAAGACAAATCTAAATATAGAATTTTTTAATGACAAAAGAGTGGTATATTTAGTAGATGGACGGGCTATGTTTGAAGTAGAAAAAGATGAAAATAGACCTTTTATTATAAAAAGTGATGATGTAAATATTGAGGTAGTTGGGACAAAATTTGAAGTAATCCACAAAAAAGATACTACAACTATAAATGTGCAAGAAGGTAGAGTAAAAACATACCATTTGGGACATTTTTTTGATAAGAAAAATGAAATATTTCTTACAAAAGAGAATAGTTTAACTTATTCAAATGATAATGGCTCAACAAACCAAATATCAATAATAAAAGCTGATACAATAGCTCCTTGGACGGAAAATAGAGTTCTTTTGGATAAAACAAAGTTAAAAGAGGCTTTGGAAGAGTTTTCAAAATATAGCGATGTTTCAGTTGTTTTTTCATCAAAAGAAATTGAAGATTATCTTATAACTGGTGAGTTTAATTCAACTCAACTTGATATATTTTTAAAGACAGTTACAAAAATATATCCGATAAAAATAGATAAAAAAGAGAAAGAGTTAAGAATTTCTAAGAGATAATAAATTAATTCAAAGAGAATTTATTATCTTTTTCTATTTAATTTTCCATTATAAATTTATCATAAAACTCTTTTGGAGATAAGATTTTTATACTAGAAGATTTAAAATCTTTAGTATTTGAAGTTATAATAATATCTGTTTCAACTTTTTTTGCACAAAAGTATTGAATTCCATCTTCAAAATCTTTAAAATTGCTATTTAGTGCATCTTCTATAATATTTTTATCAATAGAGATTAAATTATAGCTATTTATTATAGTTTTTAAAGTTTTGTTTAATTCAGATTTTTCAGTTGATTTCCTTCCAATATAGTGGATATTAATAATAGATAAATCATTTAAATAAATATTTATATCTTTAATGTTCTCCAAAAATATCAATACTTTTTTAGAAATATTATTATCTCTATTTTCAATAGCATTGATAAAAACATTTGTATCAATATAAATTTTTATCATCTTTGAAGCTTTTTAGATAAATAGTTATCTTTTAGTTCTTCATAAGGAACTTTTCCATTATTCACAAACTCTTTATTTAAAAAATCAAAAGCTTCTTCCAAATTTTTGGAACTATCTTTTTTTAAAGTTTTTAATTTTTTTATCTCATTTTCTATCTCTTCCCAAGATTTTTTATTAGTTTTTGTAGAAGAGAAATTATTTAAGAAATTTATTAATAACTCTTTTATTTCAATTTTTGATTTTTTCTCTATTTCAGGATTATTTATCTGAATAGTGCCTAAATCTAAATTAATCATAATAAACTCCAAATATTTATAAAATTTAAGTGGTATAAAGTATAACAAATTTTATAAAAAAATCAAAATTCCAAAATTTCTAAAAATTTATGTCCGTTTTTTAATAATTATTTACTCTTATAGAGTACTAAAAACAATTATCAAAATTGTTTTATGCTAAAAAAGGAGAAAATAATGAATCAATTTAGAAAAATGATATTAAGCCCAGTTGTTGCTTTGCTTATATCTTCAAGTGCTTTTGCTGATAATATTACATACTCTTTAGAGAAACAATCTTTAAAAGATGCTATTGAAAAAATCTCAAAAAAAGCAAATAAACCTTATATCACAAATGGTGCAATACTAGATGGTAAAACTGCAAATGCCATAAAAGATTTGAATGGTACACAAAATGCTTTAGATGAAGTGCTAAAAAATAGTGGTTTAGAAGCCATAATAGAAGATGGAGCAATAATCATCAAACCAGTTTCTTCTGTAAAAGTTTTAAGCAATGGAACTTATGTTTTAGATGATGTATCTGTAAGTGGTAAAAGCAGTAAAAATGGAAGTGCACAGAGTGGCTATTTAGTAGAAGATGTAAAAACTCTTGGTGTTTGGGGAAATTTATCTCTTCAGGATACACCATACTCTATGAGTATAGTATCAAGTGATTTTATAGAAAATACAATTACAACAAATATGGCACAAGTTGCAAAACAAACTCCAGTTATACAAAGTAATGGAAATGCTTCTTATAATGGTGAGTTAGGAAATAGTATCAGAGGATTTGCTATTAGTACAGCTTTAGTAGATGGTATTCCTATTCCTTCATCAAATTTTGGAGTTGGTTTAAAAGAAGTTGATAGAGTAGAAGTTATCTCTGGACTTAGTGGGTTTTTATATGGAAGTGGAAATGTAGGTGGAACTATAAACTATGCTTTAAAATATCCTAAAAAAGAGTCAATTACAGAAATATCTATTGGAAATAATGGTGGAGAAAACTACTATACTTCAGTTGATACTTCACAAAATATAACTGATAAATTAAGTGTGCGAGTATTTGGAAGCTATCAAGATGGCGATACTGCAAAAGATAATAACTCAAATGAAGAAAAACTCCTTGGTGTATCATTTGCCTATAAACCTACTGATAATCTTGATTTAGGACTATATTACTCACATAGAGAATCTCATATAAATGGAGTAACTCCTTTATGGGTGGTTACAGGAAAAATGCCAAAAGCTTTTGATACAAGTAAATCTTATACTCCTACTTGGAGTAAAAACAATATAGATTCTGATAAACTGGAGTTAAAAGCAAACTATAATTTTACTGAAAATATAAGATTAAGAACAGCATATCTTTATAAAAATGCAGATAGATTGGCACATTGGTTTATAAATAGATATGATGCAAATAATGGGACTTTTAATAGAGAATTTGGAGATATGGGGAAAGAAGTAACTACAAATCATGGTGCTTATGCTTATTTAGATGGAGAGTTTGATACAGGTTCTATTCATCATACTTTGACTTTTGGTGGTTCTTTAGGAAAAGCAAAAGTTAAAAGTGATGATTTTATTGATACTTTGGATAACAATACTTATACAAATATTAATGATTTAATGACTTGGAATGTAGCTAATTCATTAACTACAGGTAATTATTTAAATTTAAAATATAATAATAAGAATGTTGTTTTAGGTGATAATATTACTTTTAATGAAAATTGGAGTGCATTAGTTGGGGTTAATTATGCCACAGTAGACCAATGGATAACTGGGAGTGGAAGTTATGATGAGTCTAAACTTACTCCTACTTTATCGCTTATATATAAACCAATAGAAGATTTAACAACTTATGTTACTTATATGGAATCACTTGAAAAGGGTACAGTTGTTAAGAACTCAAATGATGTAAATAATGGAAAAGTATTTAAACCAAGAGTAAGTACACAATATGAAATGGGAGCTAAATACTCTATAAACCAAGATTTACTTTTAAGTACAGCACTTTTTAGAATTGAAAAAGCAAATAGTATGACTGAAAATCTTCCAAATGGTATGACAAAAACCTCAGAAGATGGTGAACAGATAAATGAGGGAGTTGAAGTTTTACTAACTGGAAAAGCAACAGATAGTTTAACTTTAATGGGTGGAGTTACATATATAAGTCCAAAAGTAGAAAAAGCTACAAATAAAGCAATAGAAGGTAAAAAAACAGCAAATAGAGCAAGAGTTCAAGCAAAAATGTATGCAGAATATAAATTGCCAGTTTCTCCAAAAATCTTTTTAAATGGTGGAGTTTATCATACTGGAACTCAATGGAGAGATGCTATAAATAGTGAAAAGCTAGATGCTTATACAACTCTTGATTTGGGTGCTAGATATGAAACAAAACTAGATGGTTTGGATACTACATTTAGAATTTATGCAACAAATATAACAGGAGAAGATTATTGGGCAGCTAGTAATATGTTATCAGAAACTCCAAGAAGTGTTGCTTTTAATGTAAGTGTTAAGTTTTAAAGAGAGTTTTTAACTCTCTTTAATTAGGAAATTTTTATGAAAGAATTAATCAAAATTTTATCAACTCCCGAAATCAGTGGGAAAAAAATAGGGCTATTTAGAATACTCTGTTCTATCTTTGGTGGGCTTAGTGTTGCATACTTTGGTATGACTTTACTTGTACTTATACTTCCTGGAATTCCAGTAGAAAATGCCATCTTACCACTTGTGCTTAATACCCTAACTTGGGCTAGCTGTGCTTTATGGATAAGTTTAGCATATACAAAACTAAGTGCTATTTTAAGAAGTGTTGTGCCAACTATCTTATTTTTAGTTCCAGTTTTAGTTTATTATAATAGTTAAGGATAGATATGACAAATGAATTAATAAAAGATTTAGAACAAGAAAAAAGTAAACTATTTAAACAAAGGCTCCAAAGAGTACACCAATCTGTGGGGATAATCTTTGCTTTATTTATGTATATTGCAGTATTTTTTGGAATATTTGCAATCTTACTTGACTATATTACTCCTTGGGAGAAACCATCTCAACATATAAAGATGATTGACCCTATGAAAATAGACTATGGAGCTATTGTAGAGCCTGTTTTAGCAGACTCAAATTTTCCAAAAGAGAATCTTATTCGTATTAGACTTCCTGGAACTCATGGAAATACTACAGGAGTATTTTGGACAAGATATATAGATGAAGCTTACTACTTCAATCCTCATACAAAAAAGATGATTCAAGATGAGGATGAACAATCAGAGATGGGTGAGTTTTTAAATAGTATGCACTTTGGAGCAGAACTAGGAGAAATTGGATTTTATGGTTTTGGATTTATGGCTACTGCTGTTTTGTTTTTGGGAATTAGTGGGATATTATTGGTTTTAAAAATAAAATATAAAAACAGTTCAAATACTACTACAAGTAAATTTTCAAAATACCATAGAAAGATTTTTGTTTGGACATTTGCCCCTTTTATACTTATTACTTTAACAGGAGCTTTGATAAATATTGGATTTTCTGGTTCAACTGTTATGGCAAAACTTGTATCAAAAGGAGAAGCTTATAAAGTAAGTCAATTAATTGATCAAGTTGAAAAAAAATCTGAGATGCCAGAATTTGAAAGAAAAAATATCCCTGCACAAATGTTGAGTATAAATGAACTATTTGAGAAAGCAAAAGAGATAGCACCAGATACAACTTATGCCATGATAGCTTTAAATAATTGGGGAGATATAACTGCTACTGCATATTTTTATGGTTATAACCAGCCTTTGATACTTTTTAATGGGATATATAATTTTCCAGGTGTTATGTTAAGTGCAGTTGATGGAAGTTTGATAAAAGAGCATAAAGTTATGGATGCACATTGGAGTAGATTGTTTCAAAATGCTATCTTCTTTTTTCACTTTTTATGGGGTGTTAATGTATGGATAAAACTATTGATTGCAACTTTGATGAGTTTATCTTTAGTTGCTATTGGTTTTGGAGTTTTACTTTACTTAGAGAAGAAAAATAGAAAAATTCCTTTGCATATTCCTACTTTTGACTGGATGGGAAGATTGTCTTTAAGTGTTATGTTAGGAGTTCTTCCTGCAACTGGATTTTTATTTGTAAGTCAATGGTTATTTCCTATTGATATGGAAAATAGAGTTACCCTTCAAAAAGGGATTTTTATTCTAATTTGGCTTGGAACTTTAACTTGGTCTTTTTATAGACTAAATACTTATCAAGTAGCAAAAGAGTTTTTAACTCTTGGTGGAATTTTGTTTTTACTTAGTCCAATAGTTCATAGTATAAATAGTGGTTTTTCTCCAATAGAACTTTTAAGTGGAGAGATGTATGCTATTTTGGGAGTAGATATTGGGTTATTTATTTTGGGAGTAGTTTTACTTTATGTGGCTAAAAAATTGCCAGTAAATAGAGAAAAAGTTCAAGAATTTTGGACTAAAAGATTAAATAAAGGAGAAGAAAATAGATGAAAAAATTTATATATATGTTGGTTTTTATAGTTTCATCACTTTTTGCAAATGAGACAAGATTTATTTTAGATGTAAAAGCAAATGCAGATAATAGTGTAACTATAACTGGTGGGCAAAAAATACCAGGGGCTATGATAAGATTTGAGTCTTTGAAAACTGGTGAGATTTTATTTAAACAAAGATTTTCTCAAAGTAGCCAGATGAATGTAGCTATTCCAAATGAACCATATCAAGTGGTTTTAGTAACTGGTCCAGATGAAAAATTGGTAAAAAATGGAGTTTTACTAAGTGATAAATCAGATATTCAAACAGTAGAGATAAAAGCTGATATTATGGATAAAATTAGTAAAACACAAACAGAAAAGAGTGAATGGAATAATTTAAATATAACTTTGTATTCTTTAGCTTTTTTACTTATATTTTTAACTATGTATTTTAGTAGTAGAAGTAGTAAAAAGATTTTAGAGATGGTAAAACAAAATAGTGGAGAGTAATCTATAAATAGGGAGTTTTACTCTCTATTTTATAGATTTAGATATGAGTTTCAAGATATTTTTCTTATGATTAAAATTTCGAATAAAATAATAATTAGAAAAACTTTCCTTTTTAATATTTTGGAACTCATACTTAAGTTTATAGAGAAACCAATAATCTTTTATAGTTTAGATATTGTTTTAACCAGTTTGTTATAGAACAAATTCTTTAATTATGTTACAAATATCTACTTTTAAATATAAAATTCTATAAATTTAAAAGTTTTTCTTATTTTATGTCCTTTTTTTTTAATTTATTCGTCTTACTATATAGAGAATAACTCTCATAATTATAATAAAGGAAATTATAAATAAAATGCCTAAAAAATCTTTTAAAAAGTTAAAGCTATTATTAGTTCTTTCAACAATTTTACTTTTATTATCTTTTTTTGTTTGGTATAGCTTTTTCCGTTTGGTAGAAGTAGTAAAAAGTGAAGAGATAGTAAAAGGAAATATTAGAAATGTTGTATCTGCTTTAGGTGTTTTACAGCCACATAAATATGTTGATATTGGAGCTCAAGTTTCAGGGCAAATTGAAAAAATTCATGTAAAAGCTGGAGATATAGTAAAAAAAGGTGATTTATTAGTTGAAATTGACCCTAGTTTGCAAAGTGCAACAGTTCAAACAAATCAAGCAACTTTATCAAATTTAAAAGCCCAATTAATAGAGCAAGAAGCTATCCTTGAATTAGCAAATTTTCAATCAAAAAGACAAGAACAACTTTTAAAAAATGATGCTACAAAACTTGAAAATGTACAAACAGCTCAAGCAAATTTAAAAGTTGCAAAAGCAAGAATAAAAAGTTTGGAAGCACAAATTAAAGGGGCATTATCAACTTTACAAGGAAATGAAGCACTTCTTGGATATACAAAAATTTATGCTTCGATGGATGGAACAGTTGTATCTTTAATTGCAAAAGAGGGACAAACTTTAAATGCTACATATCAAACACCAAAATTATTGAGAGTTGCAGATTTATCTAAAATGACTGTTTGGACTGAGGTTTCTGAAGCTGATATTGGAAAACTTAAAATTGGTATGGATATATATTTTACAACTTTAGGATTAAAAGATAAAAGAGGTGAACTTCGTACTTGGAAAGGGAAATTACAACAGATACTTCCTGCACCTGCTCCTGTATCTACTAATGAAAATAGTGAACAAAAAGAGTCTTCAACAACAAAAGTTGTAGTATATACAGCACTTTTTGATATAGAAAATGAAGATAATAGTTTGATGAGTCAAATGTCTGCTCAAGTATTTTTTGTTGAATCTTTTGCAAATGATGTTTTATTAGTTCCATTGTATGCCTTAAAAGAGCAAAAAGATGGTACTTATCTAGCAAAAGTTTTGGTAAATAATAAAATAGAGAATAGAGTTGTAAAAATTGGAATAAAAGATAGACTTTATGGTGAAGTTTTAGATGGTATAAAAGAGAATGAAAAAATTATTACAAAAATTGAAGAACAAAAAGCCTCTACGAGATTGCAATGGTAGAAACTCCCTTAATAGAACTTAAAAATATTTGTAAATTTTATGGTGGAAAAGATGGAACACCAATACATAAAGTTTTACATGGGATAGATTTATCTATATATACAGGAGAGTTTGTAGCTATAGTAGGAACTTCAGGT
The Aliarcobacter faecis genome window above contains:
- a CDS encoding TonB-dependent siderophore receptor; amino-acid sequence: MKRTKYSLVTSSLLLFLGMNSFADEVYTIQNKTLKEALEIISKKANLSYIANDEVLEKKHTNSIQNVEGTQQALDKLLEGSGLKAIIDDKSIVIVKVQGATKVINGTYVLDDVSVKGGYLGSSTENTNSYTTGSMRTATKLDLSIRETPQSVSVITQQMLEDRKTDEFYTLIKKVTGVSVSEGFDGRATYYSRGFDLDYYLLDGLPVTQNWYTINNYNMDSFDRVEIVKGANGLMVGAGNPAVSINMIRKHANSKVFKADIEASTGSWDMYKIKTDIQTPLNKDGSVRARLVASYKDKDSFVDKTSQENSLVYGVVDADIVDNTTISAGISYEENNRDGIMGGGASLPAFYSDGTRTNFDRSKSYMFDWSKWNTSITSYFTDVKHYFDNDISLNASYSHNEIHTKDRNFTNIQGSLNKDGSGLTAGYGKYPEKIKKDSIDIYSSIPFALAKKEHEIIVGVQYNKENDKKYKPEFSNKYNISNYFTQNGSEFTSEPNMGKSILRQDADTEQKSAYLTGKFELIDDLKLILGSRLTTWEYDSYSYDSNKRTKYDHNNIFTPFVGLVYDINENHSIYTSYTDIFLPQGNVKDKSGTILDPKEGNNYEVGIKGEYFDKKLNAGLTLFRLDQDNVAEAINGVFVDGSNGTEQAYKSMKGVTSKGIELEIGGEITDNWDLSAGFTHFEAKDANKNKVNTTTPRNNINIFTKYRINDFSIGAGVNWKSKGYSKSATREITQDAYAVVDLMASYKFSKNLSTQLNINNLFDKTYYIGYGTSSYNYGDPVNAMVSMKYSF
- a CDS encoding virulence RhuM family protein is translated as MDNLSNMVMYSDGELELKVSVDGETIWLTQKQIAELFSVTIPNINMHIKAIYKDNELIKNRTIQNFLIVQKEGNRAVERNVEHYNLDMIISIGYRVNSITATKFRQWATTVLRNYIQNGYVINGEKITNERFVNLENDVNVLKSEMFEMKSLVKNNKLETNQGIFYDGQIFDSYSFINDLLKLAQEEVILIDNYIDDTVFTLFSKYQDINFIIYTNNISKQLQLDFEKYQKQYKNLSLKTFKNSHDRFLILDKKEIYHIGASLKDLGKKWFAFSKIGLDIDEILRKL
- a CDS encoding agmatinase family protein, with product MSYRSLEEEIKVLELGLPPQKSDGFLGGRLDPKDASLVLLPVPWEATVSFGEGTANAPDKIRVSSHQLDVENYHYKKPYSAGIAMLETNKEIAKLSHKARKKAIKVIDALENAKSDKKSLKFVNEASNVLNSFVYEESLKLLKKGKFVAVVGGDHSCPLGLIKALSKISKEEFGILHVDAHHDLREAYEGFTYSHASIFYNVLQECKKVSKLVQIGIRDYSKEESQRMVDLGEKGACLYDTAMQSSLASGKSLEDVFTPYIEKLPQNVYLSIDIDGLEPLNCPNTGTPVPGGLRFGELEHLIFMIVKSGKNIIGFDLCEVGDSENGWDANVGSRVLYQLCGALLASQGKIEFI
- a CDS encoding RNA polymerase sigma factor, which encodes MSISFLMKKYYDNISQKKSGKLMLKYYDELLYFSFKLVGDKEKAKDVIQEAYSRFLEIKGKYEINNERAYLYKIAKNIVVQEALENQKLQSTIYEENLSFAPEYEQPEEILIQEDQEKIFMQIIDELPPRTKEAYILYTIDGYSRKEIAQKLDITSNAVEKLIKRASIKVEEELQKRGF
- a CDS encoding FecR family protein, with protein sequence MNNEAKIKEDAIYWVMCEKEGLDENQKKEFHNWLLEDENHQKVFNRMKFVHNMSKSLSKQNAQTLSQEAHKQISKDRFFKKIKSFSTLAASLLILCFFAFKVYENSFKVQFSKSLLTDTKTIKEQLPDGSNILIDAKTNLNIEFFNDKRVVYLVDGRAMFEVEKDENRPFIIKSDDVNIEVVGTKFEVIHKKDTTTINVQEGRVKTYHLGHFFDKKNEIFLTKENSLTYSNDNGSTNQISIIKADTIAPWTENRVLLDKTKLKEALEEFSKYSDVSVVFSSKEIEDYLITGEFNSTQLDIFLKTVTKIYPIKIDKKEKELRISKR
- a CDS encoding type II toxin-antitoxin system VapC family toxin translates to MIKIYIDTNVFINAIENRDNNISKKVLIFLENIKDINIYLNDLSIINIHYIGRKSTEKSELNKTLKTIINSYNLISIDKNIIEDALNSNFKDFEDGIQYFCAKKVETDIIITSNTKDFKSSSIKILSPKEFYDKFIMEN
- a CDS encoding TonB-dependent siderophore receptor, with protein sequence MNQFRKMILSPVVALLISSSAFADNITYSLEKQSLKDAIEKISKKANKPYITNGAILDGKTANAIKDLNGTQNALDEVLKNSGLEAIIEDGAIIIKPVSSVKVLSNGTYVLDDVSVSGKSSKNGSAQSGYLVEDVKTLGVWGNLSLQDTPYSMSIVSSDFIENTITTNMAQVAKQTPVIQSNGNASYNGELGNSIRGFAISTALVDGIPIPSSNFGVGLKEVDRVEVISGLSGFLYGSGNVGGTINYALKYPKKESITEISIGNNGGENYYTSVDTSQNITDKLSVRVFGSYQDGDTAKDNNSNEEKLLGVSFAYKPTDNLDLGLYYSHRESHINGVTPLWVVTGKMPKAFDTSKSYTPTWSKNNIDSDKLELKANYNFTENIRLRTAYLYKNADRLAHWFINRYDANNGTFNREFGDMGKEVTTNHGAYAYLDGEFDTGSIHHTLTFGGSLGKAKVKSDDFIDTLDNNTYTNINDLMTWNVANSLTTGNYLNLKYNNKNVVLGDNITFNENWSALVGVNYATVDQWITGSGSYDESKLTPTLSLIYKPIEDLTTYVTYMESLEKGTVVKNSNDVNNGKVFKPRVSTQYEMGAKYSINQDLLLSTALFRIEKANSMTENLPNGMTKTSEDGEQINEGVEVLLTGKATDSLTLMGGVTYISPKVEKATNKAIEGKKTANRARVQAKMYAEYKLPVSPKIFLNGGVYHTGTQWRDAINSEKLDAYTTLDLGARYETKLDGLDTTFRIYATNITGEDYWAASNMLSETPRSVAFNVSVKF